Proteins from a genomic interval of Lycium ferocissimum isolate CSIRO_LF1 chromosome 2, AGI_CSIRO_Lferr_CH_V1, whole genome shotgun sequence:
- the LOC132048223 gene encoding F-box protein At1g61340-like, producing MALGKKCGSYGSGLVRSTSFGRKRITVDVDFSPTTPMKKVCSHNSFFNYDKSPLEDLPQDILIKVVCGVEHDDLKRLFHVSRAIREATIIAKRLHFEYATPRKTIGFKDAFKDLGEFNDVEAPNAPRQLKVRKLKLSRKKLADISVTLFASEDDDDDDDDMQMDVEL from the exons ATGGCATTGGGCAAAAAATGTGGAAGTTATGGATCAGGGCTAGTTAGAAGTACCTCATTTGGGAGGAAAAGAATTACAGTGGATGTTGATTTTAGTCCCACAACACCTATGAAGAAAGTGTGCAGTCACAATTCATtttttaactatgataagtctCCTCTTGAAGACTTGCCTCAAGATATTTTG ATAAAGGTAGTGTGTGGAGTTGAACATGATGATTTAAAGAGGCTGTTTCATGTATCAAGGGCAATCCGAGAAGCG ACTATAATTGCAAAAAGGTTGCACTTTGAGTATGCAACGCCAAGGAAGACTATTGGCTTCAAGGATGCATTCAAGGATTTGGGTGAATTCAATGATGTTGAAGCGCCAAATGCTCCGAGGCAATTGAAAGTTCGAAAATTAAAGCTAAGCAGAAAGAAACTGGCTGACATTTCTGTTACCTTATTTGCAtcagaagatgatgatgatgatgatgatgatatgcaGATGGATGTTGAGTTATAG
- the LOC132046144 gene encoding uncharacterized protein LOC132046144, giving the protein MIRPRTLLFYYLNSSASTTSHRWISSTTQLNASKWMDKIKGAFTGQKTSTDAADIPTSESFTLLRFADELGKARKLGTMKQYIVGRSSEATFADAFEKQEAILQYLGALDPTGENLQTIQKQEAAKHCKCTISDVENTLAKFTWAKEAQKKIEKLKEQGKPMPKSLAEVQKLMGSSPMDVARSNLAKSGQISRNAFCPCGSKKRYKRCCGKDSTT; this is encoded by the exons atgaTTCGTCCTCGAACTTTACTGTTTTACTACTTAAACTCATCAGCATCAACAACCTCACACCGATGGATTTCTTCCACAACACAACTCAATGCCTCCAAATGGATGGACAAGATTAAAGGCGCTTTCACCGGCCAAAAAACCTCCACCGATGCTGCTGATATACCCACCTCTGAATCATTCACTCTCCTTC GATTTGCGGATGAATTGGGCAAAGCGAGGAAGTTGGGGACTATGAAGCAGTACATAGTAGGGCGAAGTAGTGAAGCTACATTTGCTGATGCTTTTGAGAAGCAAGAAGCTATTCTTCAATATCTTGGTGCATTGGATCCCACTGGAGAG AATCTTCAAACAATTCAAAAGCAAGAGGCGGCAAAACATTGCAAGTGCACAATATCTGATGTTGAAAATACATTGGCAAAGTTTACTTGGGCAAAAGAAGCACAAAAGAAAATTGAGAAGCTGAAAGAACAAGGGAAGCCAATGCCTAAGAGCCTGGCTGAG GTTCAAAAGTTGATGGGTTCATCCCCGATGGATGTTGCACGATCAAACTTGGCTAAGAGTGGGCAAATTAGTAGGAATGCATTCTGTCCTTGTGGTTCCAAGAAGAGATACAAAAG GTGTTGCGGGAAGGATTCAACAACTTAA
- the LOC132046148 gene encoding uncharacterized protein LOC132046148, which translates to MASKKRDYCITDETNTKKAKFDAGPSHLVVSTPRVLLNPADCDLDFNVEGNGLQGSALYEQGFAYCWSGARANMGITGGKYCFGCKIVLDQPVDMEDTPLDQQHVCRVGISRGDDAVGNLGETLHSFGFGGTGKFSSQGRFSDYGEKFGVGDTIVCCVDLQSSPLASIGFSKNGKWLGIAKQFNAGPTGLEVVDCPMKNLLWHSALFPHILLKNVVVHMQFSIDDGLAPVEGYKPWSCAMEDGKAIPGPTFSNLCDCEVMMLVGLPASGKSTWAEKWVTEHPEKRYVLLGTNLALDLMKVPGLLRKHNYGERFDRLMDRATGIFNTLLSRASQIPRNFIIDQTNVYKNARKRKLKPFANYKKIAVVIVPTPEELKLRGEKRFKEMGKEVPAEAVNQMLVNFVLPTSKDMPRADEYFDEVRFEELDRAEAQRCLDELKANLNSKREVTPYSRESSVQSHNNPSMKYPCEAYQQSYSGSSSQSLRNLPGGHSNSSYAQPPLQVSHETCYSTPSSYNPMGDFGHHGSHTAYGNSRGYDMEARSASHGGIYEPHVGSGAWNAAELHQSTMNDPYLRTSGGPTYLPPDLRGPAFDLRMPTPYGFPQGVPAPRPPYGNFPSGAQHPGVYAPPRPRYY; encoded by the exons ATGGCGTCGAAGAAACGTGATTATTGTATAACTGATGAAACTAATACCAAAAAAGCAAAATTTGATGCAGGGCCATCACACCTTGTAGTATCTACACCAAGGGTGCTCCTTAACCCTGCCGATTGTGACTTAG ATTTCAATGTTGAAGGAAATGGACTACAAGGTTCAGCACTTTATGAGCAAGGATTTGCTTATTGCTGGTCAGGTGCTCGAGCCAATATGGGAATCACTGGAGGAAAGTACTGCTTTGGTTGCAAAATCGTTTTAGATCAGCCCGTAGACATGGAAGACACACCACTAGATCAACAACATGTCTGTCGTGTTGGCATCTCAAGGGGAGATGATGCAGTGGGAAACCTTGGCGAAACCCTGCACAGTTTTGGGTTTGGGGGTACTGGaaaattttcaagtcaaggaaGGTTTTCTGATTATGgcgaaaaatttggggttggtGACAcaatagtttgttgtgttgaccTTCAGTCTAGCCCTCTGGCTTCCATAGGTTTCTCTAAAAATGGAAAGTGGTTGGGAATAGCAAAGCAATTTAATGCAGGTCCAACTGGTCTTGAAGTGGTGGATTGTCCAATGAAAAATCTACTATGGCATTCAGCTCTTTTCCCTCATATATTGCTTAAAAATGTAGTTGTGCATATGCAGTTTAGCATAGATGATGGACTAGCTCCTGTAGAAGGATATAAGCCGTGGTCTTGTGCCATGGAAGATGGGAAAGCCATTCCGGGCCCTACTTTCTCAAATCTGTGCGATTGTGAAGTTATGATGCTGGTAGGACTGCCTGCTTCCGGAAAGAGCACCTGGGCTGAGAAATGGGTCACGGAACATCCAGAAAAGCGATATGTTTTGCTTGGAACTAATTTAGCTTTGGATCTAATGAAG GTTCCTGGTTTGCTGCGCAAACATAACTATGGTGAAAGATTTGACCGTTTAATGGACCGTGCTACTGGTATATTCAACACTCTTTTGTCTAGGGCTTCCCAGATTCCTCGCAATTTCATAATTGATCAGACAAATGTCTACAAAAATGCTCGGAAGCGCAAATTGAAGCCTTTTGCCAACTATAAGAAG ATTGCTGTTGTGATTGTTCCAACACCTGAAGAGCTCAAGCTCCGTGGTGAGAAGCGATTCAAAGAAATGGGGAAAGAAGTTCCTGCCGAAGCAGTAAATCAAATGTTAG TGAATTTTGTTTTACCTACAAGCAAAGATATGCCTCGAGCAGATGAGTACTTTGATGAG GTACGGTTTGAAGAACTTGACAGAGCGGAGGCTCAGAGATGCTTGGATGAGCTGAAAgcaaatttgaattcaaagagGGAAGTTACCCCTTATTCTCGTGAAAGTTCTGTTCAGTCACATAATAACCCGTCGATGAAGTACCCTTGTGAGGCATACCAGCAGTCGTATAGTGGTTCTTCATCGCAGAGTCTCAGAAACTTACCAG GTGGACATTCAAATAGTTCGTATGCTCAGCCTCCACTTCAAGTATCTCATGAAACCTGTTACTCAACCCCTTCCAGTTACAACCCCATGGGTGATTTTGGTCACCATGGAAGTCACACTGCCTATGGTAATTCAAGAGGATATGACATGGAAGCTCGATCAGCTAGCCATGGAGGGATCTATGAGCCTCATGTGGGTTCTGGAGCTTGGAATGCAGCTGAGTTACACCAGAGCACCATGAATGATCCCTACCTGAGGACGTCTGGTGGTCCTACATATCTGCCACCTGACTTGAGAGGACCTGCATTTGACTTGAGGATGCCAACACCATATG GCTTTCCTCAAGGGGTTCCAGCTCCAAGGCCACCATATGGAAATTTTCCTTCCGGAGCACAGCATCCCGGGGTATACGCTCCACCTCGTCCCAGATACTACTGA